Proteins from a genomic interval of Fusarium oxysporum Fo47 chromosome I, complete sequence:
- a CDS encoding ribonuclease H-like domain-containing protein yields MTDSPAEDVPETATRSSTTYIPPSVHGEALLSGSSFNHFSAVPPSLLPSNLSDPSSATPCCLGVDEAGRGPVLGPMVYGVFFLPIDLSDSLLREKHHFDDSKVLTPAVRSDLMRTLCTPGSDLHDSCGWATASLSARDIGANMYRPTNAYNLNAQAMDATVDLIKAVYALGVNIQEIYVDTIGQPAAYQAKLQRVFPTAKITVAKKADSLYACVSAASVCAKVTRDAALEVLFEVRADEDEKDGEGMAWGSGYPSDGRCVGWMKGNMHPVFGWGPECRFSWGTAKDMLEAKGNGVKVEWPLEDDGETGRLTDYFTSGDKDKESSELGNWFGTSTGLEAF; encoded by the coding sequence CCGAGACAGCCACCCGCTCCTCAACAACTTATATCCCACCCTCAGTCCATGGCGAAGCCCTCCTCTCAGGCTCGTCATTCAACCACTTCTCCGCCGTCCCCCCTTCTCTACTCCCCAGCAACCTTTCCGATCCCTCCTCAGCAACTCCATGCTGTCTCGGTGTCGACGAAGCCGGACGTGGTCCTGTTCTCGGCCCCATGGTctacggcgtcttcttcctcccgATAGATCTCTCTGATTCTCTACTTCGCGAGAAGCATCACTTTGACGATTCCAAGGTCCTCACACCTGCTGTTCGCTCAGATCTTATGCGCACACTTTGCACACCTGGCTCGGATCTCCACGACTCTTGTGGCTGGGCAACGGCTTCACTATCGGCTAGAGATATCGGCGCGAACATGTACCGACCTACGAATGCGTACAACCTCAATGCACAGGCTATGGACGCTACAGTCGATCTTATAAAAGCTGTGTATGCGCTTGGCGTAAACATCCAGGAGATTTACGTTGATACAATTGGCCAACCAGCAGCATATCAAGCAAAGCTGCAGCGCGTGTTTCCCACAGCCAAAATCACggttgccaagaaggccgataGTTTGTACGCCTGCGTCAGTGCTGCATCGGTATGCGCAAAGGTCACTCGTGATGCCGCGCTCGAAGTTCTCTTTGAAGTGAGGGCagatgaagacgagaagGATGGTGAGGGTATGGCATGGGGCTCAGGATATCCATCTGACGGACGCTGCGTTGGATGGATGAAGGGCAACATGCATCCTGTGTTCGGATGGGGACCGGAGTGTCGGTTCAGCTGGGGGACAGCAAAGGACATGCTTGAGGCCAAGGGAAATGGTGTCAAGGTTGAGTGGCCACTTGAGGATGACGGTGAGACGGGTAGGCTCACTGATTACTTCACCTCGGGGGACAAGGATAAGGAGTCATCGGAGTTGGGCAATTGGTTTGGTACGTCGACTGGCTTGGAAGCATTCTAG
- a CDS encoding RHD3/Sey1: protein MNGHFSAVGEAPGAGSYEHGVQVIDEDKEFNTHLNEYLNVTDVAASGFNYHLISVFGSQSTGKSTLLNNLFGTDFSVMSETERRQTTKGIWMSKNKRETSAGTKMSDNILVMDVEGTDGRERGEDQDFERKSALFALATSEVLIVNIWEHQVGLYQGANMGLLKTVFEVNLQLFLKDKQSTPRSLLFFVIRDHLGTTPLGNLRTTLIQDLTKIWSSISKPQGLEGSRIEDYFDFGFAALPHKILQADKFTEEVQKLGSRFTAGHRHGKPGLHGDQELEGGLFLPEYHRRIPADGFSVYAEGIWDQIVNNKDLDLPTQQELLAQFRCDEISREVLIDFDVVVTPLEEKQSEASKLGVPTVLPDLGLAGNDARQKCIKAFEVQASRYHKGVYARKRHELEGKIDTRLKALYQGQLAAAHKAGVTAFGEAVANKVKAGQKAGGSYEFAEIVANEKRKTLDIFGVEAQSLLIEGVSWTNFESQLKLFEKELDEESAKLRKEEMRRLATRVERWVRSRLGDAVGLEFNKLGSGRAGGGAPETGEKPDSEKDLWDRVWKVFTGIVKEAEVRFAERAKSFDATQEEVEIGTWRLRRKSWNALREKIEEEVMEGNILLKLRENFEDKFRYDEAGVPRIWRPSDDIEGIYTKARESTLTLVPLLSRFRLSETYGPPDLPGFVGPQPNGVQASDEEDLTPIGGIDEEDGKSLEEEMTVLSEGKRQDLVVRFKKTADGVYVEAKRGAIGGVAQVPWYFYGLLLALGWNEILTVLRNPFLCLLILVIAGGTYVAYTLNLLGPMLSMGNAAMTQGVEIAKQQLRDFIANSDTARQAVGMPAREDSDNISMDTLDSRGKKANTTSTEKDDIDNI from the exons ATGAACGGCCATTTCTCTGCCGTCGGCGAGGCGCCGGGGGCTGGAAGCTATGAGCACGGCGTCCAGGTTATTGACGAGGATAAGGAGTTCAA CACCCACCTCAATGAGTATCTCAACGTTACTGATGTTGCTGCCTCTGGCTTCAATTACCATCTTATCTCCGTCTTCGGCTCCCAGTCGACCGGAAAGTCGACCCTCCTGAACAACCTCTTCGGCACCGACTTTTCCGTCATGTCAGAAACCGAGCGTCGACAAACCACGAAGGGTATCTGGATGTCTAAGAACAAGCGCGAGACGAGCGCAGGCACAAAGATGTCCGACAACATCCTTGTCATGGATGTTGAGGGTACCGATGGTCGAGAGCGCGGTGAGGACCAGGACTTTGAGCGCAAAAGTGCCCTGTTTGCGCTGGCCACCAGCGAGGTCTTGATCGTCAACATTTGGGAGCACCAGGTTGGTTTGTACCAGGGTGCGAACATGGGACTTCTCAAGACCGTTTTCGAGGTCAACCTGCAGCtgttcctcaaggacaagca GTCAACCCCTAGATCTCTACTATTCTTCGTCATTCGCGATCATCTTGGCACTACACCCCTGGGCAACCTCCGAACCACCCTGATTCAGGACCTGACTAAGATTTGGTCGTCCATCTCCAAGCCTCAGGGGCTCGAGGGTTCGCGCATCGAGGACTactttgactttggctttgctgcCCTGCCTCACAAGATCCTTCAGGCTGATAAGTTCACCGAGGAGGTCCAGAAGCTTGGATCGCGGTTCACCGCTGGACACCGACACGGCAAACCTGGTCTGCACGGTGACCAAGAGCTCGAGGGTGGTCTCTTCCTCCCCGAGTATCACCGACGAATTCCTGCCGATGGTTTCTCCGTTTATGCTGAGGGCATTTGGGACCAGATTGTGAACAACAAGGACCTGGATTTGCCTACCCAACAGGAGCTTCTGGCTCAGTTCCGTTGCGACGAGATTTCTCGAGAAGTTCTGATTGACTTTGACGTCGTAGTCACGCCCCTTGAGGAGAAACAGAGCGAAGCTTCCAAGCTCGGTGTCCCAACCGTTCTGCCCGATCTTGGCCTGGCTGGTAACGATGCTCGCCAGAAGTGCATCAAGGCTTTCGAAGTGCAGGCAAGCCGATACCATAAGGGGGTCTACGCCCGCAAGCGACACGAGCTCGAGGGCAAGATTGATACTCGCCTGAAGGCACTCTACCAGGGTCAATTGGCCGCTGCCCACAAAGCCGGTGTGACTGCTTTTGGCGAGGCTGTTGCCAACAAGGTGAAGGCTGGGCAAAAGGCTGGTGGTAGCTACGAATTTGCTGAAATTGTCGCCAACGAAAAGCGAAAGACACTGGACatctttggtgttgaggctcaGAGCTTACTCATTGAAGGTGTCTCATGGACTAACTTCGAATCGCAGCTCAAGCTCTttgagaaggagcttgaCGAAGAGAGCGCTAAACTacgaaaagaagaaatgcGACGACTTGCGACCCGTGTCGAGCGCTGGGTCAGATCTCGACTTGGCGATGCCGTTGGTCTCGAGTTCAACAAGCTGGGCAGCGGCCGAGCCGGCGGTGGTGCTCCCGAAACCGGCGAGAAGCCTGACTCTGAGAAGGATCTCTGGGACAGAGTATGGAAAGTCTTCACGGGCATTGTCAAGGAAGCCGAGGTTCGATTTGCCGAGCGGGCTAAGAGCTTCGACGCTACTcaggaggaggttgagatcGGCACATGGCGATTGCGCCGAAAGAGCTGGAATGCCCTTCGAGAAAAGATTGAGGAAGAGGTCATGGAGGGCAATATTCTGCTGAAGCTTCGAGAGAACTTTGAAGATAAGTTCCGATACGACGAGGCTGGTGTACCCAGGATATGGCGTCCCAGTGACGATATTGAGGGTATTTACACCAAGGCGCGAGAGTCTACTCTCACCcttgttcctcttctctcaagATTCCGACTGTCGGAGACATATGGCCCTCCTGACTTGCCAGGCTTCGTTGGACCTCAGCCCAACGGTGTCCAGGCtagtgatgaggaggacCTCACACCGATTGGAGGTATCGACGAAGAGGATGGCAAGAGcctcgaggaggagatgacGGTGCTCAGCGAGGGCAAGCGCCAGGACCTTGTTGTACGATTCAAGAAGACTGCTGATGGAGTTTATGTCGAAGCTAAGCGAGGTGCCATTGGTGGGGTTGCTCAGGTTCCTTGGTACTTTTATGGTTTactccttgcccttggctgGAACGAGATATTGACTG TTCTGCGAAACCCCTTCCTTTGCCTCCTCATCCTGGTCATCGCCGGAGGTACATATGTTGCATACACACTTAACCTCCTCGGTCCTATGCTCTCAATGGGCAATGCTGCTATGACCCAGGGTGTCGAGATTGCGAAGCAGCAGCTCCGCGACTTTATTGCCAACTCCGATACAGCACGCCAGGCTGTTGGCATGCCTGCGCGCGAGGACAGCGATAACATTAGCATGGATACTTTGGATAGTCGGGGCAAGAAGGCCAACACGACTTCCACAGAGAAGGATGACATTGACAACATTTAA
- a CDS encoding Alpha/Beta hydrolase protein, with amino-acid sequence MLIKESHVDVPTSANGKEGTMRIFVFHPIIPGYPNARFPGVSLFSEIYQVTGPVARFARQIAGQGYIVAAPSSYHDFTGPEPLKYDAEDTDRGNKFKIEKTLESYDADSYATVDYLLSLPTCTGRIGATGMCLGGHLAVRAALDPRISACVAYFATDIHSRTLGPYDAPNTSSTAPPNSNHTIDLFNKFKGEVAMIFGVKDTHVPDAGRDLIRVKLREAGVPTSFYEFAWAQHAFIRDELSKGRYDPAITKVCFEVLLELFGRVLKTELGAKDGEVPPPEHVC; translated from the exons ATGTTGATCAAGGAGTCTCACGTCGATGTTCCGACCTCTGCCAATGGCAAGGAGGGTACTATGC GCATCTTTGTCTTTCATCCCATTATTCCCGGATATCCTAATGC ACGCTTCCCTGGTGTGAGTCTTTTCAGTGAGATCTACCAAG TCACAGGTCCTGTTGCCCGCTTCGCTCGTCAGATCGCTGGTCAAGGCTACATCGTCGCTGCGCCTTCATCTTACCATGACTTCACCGGCCCTGAGCCCCTCAAGTACGACGCCGAGGACACTGATCGTGGCAACAAGTTCAAGATCGAAAAG ACCCTCGAGTCCTATGATGCCGACTCATATGCCACCGTCGATTACCTCCTCTCACTTCCCACCTGCACAGGCCGTATTGGAGCTACAGGCATGTGTCTAGGTGGCCATCTGGCCGTTCGCGCCGCT CTTGACCCTCGCATCTCTGCTTGCGTTGCCTACTTCGCAACCGATATTCACTCCCGCACACTCGGCCCTTATGATGCGCCCAACACTTCATCAACCGCTCCTCCCAACAGCAACCACACCATcgatctcttcaacaagttcaagggAGAGGTTGCCATGATCTTTGGTGTAAAGGACACTCATGTCCCTGATGCTGGTCGCGATCTAATCCGTGTCAAGCTTCGCGAAGCTGGTGTCCCTACTAGCTTCTATGAGTTTGCGTGGGCTCAGCACGCCTTCATCCGTGACGAGCTAAGCAAGGGACGTTATGATCCTGCCATCACCAAGGTCTGCTTCGAGGTTCTGCTAGAACTCTTCGGTCGTGTTCTCAAGACTGAGTTGGGGGCAAAGGACGGCGAGGTCCCACCTCCAGAGCACGTTTGCTAA
- a CDS encoding Mechanosensitive ion channel-domain-containing protein — protein MGDGIQLTPVKSNASARSGMRKADMPQPSTMDSNSPTEDEKLTGQGHRGRRRRMGDGLSRSGTGGEETTLNPMGRLYYKIIGFSVVTRYLVYVVPVGLLLAIPLIVLAAIGKQDGIPVGKWNGDGNRAGDDGPPLFKIFLWVLIMWLSCWVAKVVAWFLPSLFMFFTGVVSKGTRKYATVLGNLILPFSFFFWALASYVTFKNLWMEEDRGNNYVPWVRTMGRVLGALFVSSAVFLGEKAIVQLIGISYHQRSFANRIRESKREVHLLGLLFDASRTLFPLHCHEFADEDAIINDSIEVMLRGKKGHKRNGSATPMKLIGEVGKIGDKVTSVFGNLASEIAGRQVFNPNSAHSIVIEALEKTKSSEAMGRRIWMSYVVEGHNSLVLDDFQEVLGPAYKEEAEESFYMIDGDDNGDISLDEMVRKVVEIGTERKAIAEGMKDIGQALQAFDKILLVVVLLVVIFVFLAFFQSSFITTLTTAGTTLLSLSFIFAVTAQEFLGSCIFLFVKHPYDVGDRVDISGTRMVVNKISLLYSVFHRLDTMQTVQVPNIQLNNIWIENISRSKAMHETVEVNVSFDTSFEDIELLRLEMEKFVRQPENARDFQPDLSISVGGVGNLDKLLLYVTIAHKSNWHNDSVRASRRSKFMCALALALKKVPLIAPGGGGEPLGGPTNPSYSVTVTDEFAKNSRDEAAKATDEARMVPTSKQENTEESQAQAAEGFNSRPPAAGLGVWDNSDNHTLGSHDDEVNRNRDIEHLRTDLKRESTRGRRKAGEAIPSLSLETAPRASITLTQASPRSPHRGPFDEEAEAGMGPTPYHSNLSAGPSQGSQGYQPYAGSSNQYNVANPLQRPGQGPPQGPPPQGQPPAPQR, from the exons ATGGGCGACGGTATTCAGCTCACGCCGGTCAAGAGCAATGCCTCTGCCCGGAGTGGTATGAGGAAGGCCGACATGCCTCAACCCTCTACCATGGATAGCAACTCTCCCACCGAGGACGAAAAACTCACCGGTCAAGGTCACCGCGGCCGTCGAAGGAGAATGGGCGATGGCCTCTCTCGTAGCGGTACCGGAGGAGAGGAAACCACATTGAACCCAATGGGTAGACTCTACTACAAAATCATCGGCTTCTCTGTTGTCACCAGATACCTTGTATATGTCGTCCCTGTCGGTCTTCTCTTGGCTATTCCTCTGATTGTCCTCGCCGCCATTGGCAAGCAGGATGGCATTCCTGTCGGTAAATGGAACGGAGATGGTAACAGGGCTGGCGATGATGGCCCTCCTCTCTTCAAAATCTTCCTCTGGGTTCTCATCATGTGGCTCTCATGCTGGGTCGCCAAGGTTGTTGCTTGGTTCTTACCCTCGCTCTTCATGTTCTTTACTGGCGTCGTCAGCAAGGGTACTCGCAAGTACGCAACTGTCCTCGGAAACCTCATCctgcccttctccttcttcttctgggccTTGGCTTCTTATGTCActttcaagaacctctgGATGGAGGAAGATAGAGGCAACAACTACGTCCCATGGGTCCGCACTATGGGCCGTGTCCTTGGTGCTCTTTTCGTTTCTTCAGCTGTCTTCCTTGGCGAGAAAGCGATTGTCCAGCTGATCGGTATCTCCTACCATCAGCGATCGTTTGCGAACCGTATCAGGGAGTCCAAGCGTGAGGTCCACTTGCTCGGGCTTCTTTTTGATGCCTCCCGAACCCTCTTCCCTCTCCATTGTCACGAGTTCGCTGATGAGGATGCCATCATTAATGATAGCATTGAGGTGATGCTCCGTGGTAAGAAAGGACACAAGCGCAACGGCTCTGCCACCCCCATGAAGCTCATTGGAGAGGTTGGCAAGATCGGAGACAAGGTCACCTCCGTTTTTGGCAACCTTGCCTCTGAGATCGCTGGCCGACAGGTTTTCAACCCTAACTCCGCTCactccatcgtcatcgaagCTCTTGAGAAGACTAAGTCATCTGAGGCAATGGGTCGACGTATATGGATGTCTTACGTTGTCGAGGGTCACAACTCACTTGTTCTGGATGACTTCCAGGAGGTTCTTGGACCTGCTTacaaggaagaagctgaggaatcATTCTATATGATCGACGGTGACGACAATGGTGATATTAGTCTCGATGAGATGGTCCGAAAGGTTGTCGAAATTGGCACCGAGAGAAAGGCAATCGCCGAAGGTATGAAGGATATTGGCCAGGCTCTTCAGGCTTTTGATAAgattcttcttgtcgtcgtcCTGTTGGTCGTTATTTTCGTTTTCC TTGCTTTCTTCCAGAGTAGCTTCATTACCACTCTCACCACTGCCGGAACTACCCTGCTTTCTCTGTCTTTCATCTTCGCAGTTACTGCCCAGGAATTCCTCGGTTCTTGTATCTTCCTTTTCGTCAAGCACCCCTACGATGTCGGTGATCGTGTCGACATCAGTGGCACCAGGATGGTTGTCAACAAGATCTCCCTCCTCTACTCTGTTTTCCACCGACTCGACACCATGCAAACAGTTCAAGTGCCCAACATTCAGCTCAACAACATCTGGATCGAGAATATCTCCCGTAGCAAGGCCATGCACGAAACCGTCGAAGTCAACGTTTCTTTCGATACCTCATTTGAGGACATTGAACTTCTCCGCctcgagatggagaagttCGTTCGACAACCCGAGAACGCTCGTGACTTCCAGCCTGATCTTAGCATTAGCGTTGGCGGTGTCGGTAACCTCGACAAGCTTCTGCTCTATGTCACCATCGCTCACAAGTCCAACTGGCACAACGATTCCGTCCGCGCCAGCCGCCGTTCTAAGTTCATGTGTGCACTTGCCCTGGCTCTGAAGAAGGTGCCTCTTATTGCTCCCGGTGGCGGCGGCGAGCCTCTTGGTGGACCTACAAACCCCTCTTACTCTGTTACTGTTACCGATGAGTTCGCCAAGAACAGTCGTGATGAGGCTGCTAAGGCTACTGATGAAGCTCGCATGGTCCCAACCTCGAAGCAGGAGAACACTGAAGAGAGCCAGGCCCAGGCCGCTGAAGGCTTCAACTCGCGCCCCCCTGCCGCCGGCCTTGGTGTCTGGGATAACAGTGACAACCACACCCTGGGCTCTcacgatgatgaagtcaacCGCAACCGCGATATCGAGCATTTGCGCACTGATCTCAAGCGTGAGAGCACTCGGGGTCGCCGCAAGGCGGGTGAGGCTATTCCCTCACTTTCTCTTGAGACGGCTCCTCGTGCTAGCATCACGTTGACGCAAGCAAGCCCTCGCAGCCCTCACCGTGGCCCCTTCGATGAAGAGGCCGAGGCTGGCATGGGCCCAACGCCTTACCATTCTAATCTCTCTGCCGGCCCATCACAGGGTTCTCAAGGCTACCAGCCATATGCCGGCTCCAGCAACCAGTATAATGTCGCCAACCCTCTACAAAGGCCTGGTCAGGGACCGCCTCAGGGGCCACCTCCTCAAGGACAACCACCCGCTCCCCAGCGCTAG